The stretch of DNA CTGATAGGCCTGACTGTCATGCTCCAATGACTGCCTGTTTGAAGCGACAGAGTCGATTTCGTCGATGAAGATAACGCAGGGCTGAACCTGGCGTGCCTCCTTGAATAGGTCAGCTACGTTCTGCCCGCTTTGCCCGACGAATCTACTGATCAGGTCTGATCCCCGGATTTGTGCGTAGCGGTACCCGAGTTCTCCGGCCAGTGCCTCCGATAGGTAGGTCTTCCCGGTGCCTGGAGGGCCGTACAGCATAATGCCGTTGGTAGGGCTGACACCGAGGTCGTCCCGATACTTTGTTTCCTGGAACTGGTGGATCACCTTCTTTTTCAGTACCTGTTTGAGGTCATCCATTCCGCCGACGTCGTCCAGATCTTTGCTTGGCGGCTCCTCGAAAAACTGGGACTCACTCTTCTTTGACTGACCGAGCTTCTGTTGCTTCGAGCTCCGACCACCACCGCCGCCGTTGTTCCGACCATTAGCTCGGCCTTGCTTCATCTCTTTGTGAGCGACGTCATCCAACGAGTCGCTCATCTTCTCTACCTTCGCGGAGTCCCCGTTCTCCATCTCCTGGGAGACCTTCTGGATGTACTTCTTAGCCTTCAGCAGCTTCTTCACTCGCTCTTCGCTGCTGTCGGCTTGTTCAGCCTCCTCGACGGCCTCCTTGAACTGCTTGGTGTAGTGTGCTTCTTTGGAGGCTCCTTTGCTCATCGTTCATCACTGTGCATTCCCTCGATTTTTTCGAGCTCTTCCTCTATCGCCTGATCGATTTCCTCTTCGGTCTCCAGGCTTCGATCCAACAATTCGCCGCCTTCACTGTTTGCGGTGCCGTTGACCTCTTTTTCAATGTCGGATAGATCGAGGCTTGCCATTCCCGAGTCTGCCATTTCCATAGCTTCATTGATATCTTCCATATTCTCAGCAGACTCCCAGAGCTCGTCGCTGCCGTCTTCGATTGCGTCCTCGATTGCCGAGGCATCCAGTTCTCCAAGATCGATGTCCAGATCGGTGGCGATGCCGTCTCCGACGTTGTTCTGCAGATGCTGTAGCTGCAGCTTTTTCAGAACCAGTTTCTCGTTGCGGAGATGGTCGAGGATTTTCTCCTTCTTCGCCTTCGCCTCCTTGTGCTCTTTCGCCTCGACCATATACCCCTTCTTGTCAGACTGGTCGCCGGACTTTTCGGCCTTCCGAGCTTTGTCGACGGCCCGTTTCTTTTTTCGCTCGTGCCTGTCGACATCTCTCTCCAGTTCGGAGATGGCGTCTTCCCGTCCTTCGATATCTTCCTTCAGTTGTTGGAGATTGTGACCTGATTTCAGGACTTCTCCTTCGCTGTCCAGCTCTAGGCCTCCGACTTCTACTGGTTCGCTTGCCTGTTCTTCTTTACTGCTTTTCAGCCAGTTTCTGAGTTTCATTGTTCTGCTGGTTCAGACTGCTGGGTTTTGTTTTCGGAGTCGATGAAAAGGACGGTGAGCCCGGAGCCAAACGCTGTGACAACGACAACGAAGAGAACTGTGACAGCGTCTGCATTCCTTGGAATATTATGACTCACCACCAGTGAGAACAGGAATCCAGCCAGCAGCGTGCCGCCGACAAGGAACAGAATCCCTCTGTAGATATTCTCTGTTTCTATGCCTTTCAACCCGCTCATTGTGGCGGTTATGCCTGCGACGAGGCAGGCTGCGTATAGTGGTGTGTTCATTGTCCTGCTGCCTCCTGCTGTTCTGGTTTGATCAGGTAGTTCCCGGTAGCTGAGCCGAGGAGAGTGATGTAGAGAATGCCCCAAATCAGGTCACGGCTTGGAATATTCGGGACTGCCTGGAAGTAGAGGAAGATGGGAACGAACGGGGTTGCCCAGAGGATTACAAGGCCTTTGGCCCCCGCTTTCTCGGTTAGGAGAGTTGAGATAGGAATTATTATTCCACCCGCTATGAAGGCGGCTACACCGATTTTTGGTGTGATTGGCACTTCTCCTTGCATCATTGTCCTGATCACGTTTGCTGTCATGATCAGTGAGAACAGTATTGCGGCGAGGGCTGTTCCTTTTATTTCTCTCATAGTTCCTTGTTGCCTCCCACCTACGGTTTATGCTTCCCCAGATTTAATGCTTTTCCATAAACAAGGATTTTTCAGAATCTATGGAGGACAAGCAGTTACCCAAACGCCTTTTTAGGCAGTTCCTCATAGCATTAGAAACGATGGAGCCTGAGCGCTGGGATAAAAACGATTTCGAGGCTGTTTCCGCCCTGTTTCAAGGGTTGGCTCACGAGGTCCGCCTGGCTCTGCTGCTCGGGATTTACCAAGACAAGTCTCTGAATGAGATCGCAGAGTTCATCGATATTACGCGAGGTGCTATGCAAGATCATATTGAGAAACTGGTCGCGACAGATCTCTTGTACCGTCCTGAGGAGTCTGGGAAAACGTACGACTTGACCCCGTTCGGTGAGTTCTTCGTACAGTTCCTGTTGGAGAATGAGGAGACACTAGTTGACGCAATCGACCACTTGAAGATGGAGAAGGAGAAGGTACAGGAAGCGGTCGACGAGGTCCGTAGCCAAGTTGATGAAGCGGACGTTCCGGTATCAGAGAAAGACTGGGAGCGAAAGGTGCATTCGAAAAAATGGCAGCAGGCCTGGGACGGTATCGAGGAGATTCTCGAAGATGAACGGTAGTTAGACCTTGGTCAGGCCTTCGCGGTACTCGATGAACTCTTTCTGTGTCTCGCTCCGGAAGGCCATCTTCCCCTTGTCTTCGTATTCCGAGACGTAGGCCTTCTCCAGTTCTTCGAGCGTGACGATTGGGTCGCCGCCATCATCCATCCAGATCCAGTCATCTGGCTCTCGTACAGCTGGACCGTACAACTCTCGCGGTTCAGTCTCAGGCCACACATCCTTCTCCTGCAGATAATCTTTGATCTCCTGGTAAGACCGACGGGCAGTCTCTCGAGGAGTCATACCTGCATTGTCCTGCCAACCATCAGGAGTCCAGTACTCCCAGTGCGCCATCCTCAGCGGAAGGTTGCAGTCGTATCCAACGACATCGGCAGGAGGCCTTCCATCGATAGTGGGCTGAGTCAGTTTCTCTATAGCACTGTAGGCTTCAACAGGGTTACCGCCGAGAATATGCACGTCCCAGGCGCGGAACTTCGCAGGTCCGATCTCTTCTGCTTGTATCGGACTCTTCCCGTTCGCGTATCCGAGAGTGGTGGTCTCGGGATCAAGGATGTCGAAGGCCTCCTCTGATTTTGGAGCGACAATAAATCTACGGCGAGGGTAGTCTTCGAGAAGATCGTCGATGACCTCTTGGTATTCTTTAGCCTGTTCTGCGTTGTAGGCGTCTCCGATTACTGCGACCTGCGGCTCTCGATTATAGAACTCTTCGAGAAATCTGTCCAGGTCAGGGTCTTCGTAGTCGTTGTCGAGGAAGCCTTGAGGAAGATCGACGTTCGTGTGCTCCGCCGTGAGCTGGTAAGTGCTGTCCTCACGGTTCCCTACAAGAAACCCGGCCTCGAACGCATCGACGACAAATGGATATCTGCCGGTGGTGCAGCAATACTGTAGCTGCTGTGCTTCTTGGAGATCTTCAACGTCGACCTGTCTAACCCGCTATCCACCCTGCCGATAAATCTCATCTCGATTTACAGAATTATAAGATAACCGCCGGAGGGGAGAGGCTCCACGTTTGTTCTTCGCGGACCTCTCCAATCTTCTCGACTGCTTGGAGAAGCTGATTGTCCAGGTCATCTAATGCAATTTTGACGACCGTCTCTAATTCGTCGGATTCAGCTTTCTGTGATGCTCGTTTCAAGTGTTCCACAGCCGCCGCCATTTCCTCTAAAGCCTCTCCATCATTTCCTATATCCCTAAATTATGTACTGTCCTAAAAAGCGATTTCTCTGGTTATGGCTGTTTACTGAATAAGGAACGAGAAGGATATGGGTGGATTTAGTCGATACTGTTGACTGCGTCTTGCTGTCTACCAGTAGAGCTGTGTTCGTACTTTTGAGTTGTCTGCTTCGACTTGTGCCGTACTTGCTCAGCAGCCACAGCAAGGCCTTCCTCATCAGCAACGAAGGTAGCTGTGGAGTGACGGATGCTATACGGAGTCAGATCACGGTTCTCCAAGTCAAGACCTGCCTCCTTCGCTATCTTCCTGAATACGTCGCGTCGGAAGCTGTCCTTGTTGTACCTGTTTCCATACTGGGTCAGCCAGAGGGCGTCCCGACCGTCGTACTTCTCTCGGCTGTTTCTTTCTTCGATCCATTTCCTCACGATTGACGCAGTCTCGGACTTGAGAGCCACTACCCAGTTCTCACGGCTCTTGCTGGAATCCTCTTCCGGGATCCGTAGTACGCCGTTGTCTCGATCGAACCATTGTACGTTAGCCCGCTCGACCTCACATGGACGTAGGCCTGCGTCCAAGGCCACGTAGATCATAGATGGATACTTGAAGGAGTTCGCTTGGAGGAAGTCCTTCTTACCGACTTCGTCCTTTGGCTTCTGTAGGCGTTGGGAGAGCAGGGTTTTCCAGCGGTCACGTTCCTCCGGCGACAGGCTGTTGTAGTGTGGGACAGCTCCGTATTCCATCGCCGCTTCCCGCATTTTCCGCCGGTCTTCCTTTGACAGGTATTCGCGGGGCTGGTAGGTGGTGGAGGGATCGCTGTACTCTATCTCGGGATCCCATTCGATGTCCCGACCTTTCTCTTCACGCTGGAATTTGAAGAGGGTCTTCACTGATTTCTGATAGTGGCACTTTGTGGATTCTTTGTAGTCTTGGCGGGCGAGCCACTGCATCCAGTCGTCCGCGTG from Haloarcula litorea encodes:
- a CDS encoding winged helix-turn-helix domain-containing protein, giving the protein MEDKQLPKRLFRQFLIALETMEPERWDKNDFEAVSALFQGLAHEVRLALLLGIYQDKSLNEIAEFIDITRGAMQDHIEKLVATDLLYRPEESGKTYDLTPFGEFFVQFLLENEETLVDAIDHLKMEKEKVQEAVDEVRSQVDEADVPVSEKDWERKVHSKKWQQAWDGIEEILEDER
- a CDS encoding tyrosine-type recombinase/integrase, whose translation is MPYDDDNKYKDIVLVSEEAEDYLNPRQRIAYKEHRKELAEWMVHLGKNPSKAEGYSPSTAKNRMNKLDLFYRWVWDENQRYIQDIKTDHADDWMQWLARQDYKESTKCHYQKSVKTLFKFQREEKGRDIEWDPEIEYSDPSTTYQPREYLSKEDRRKMREAAMEYGAVPHYNSLSPEERDRWKTLLSQRLQKPKDEVGKKDFLQANSFKYPSMIYVALDAGLRPCEVERANVQWFDRDNGVLRIPEEDSSKSRENWVVALKSETASIVRKWIEERNSREKYDGRDALWLTQYGNRYNKDSFRRDVFRKIAKEAGLDLENRDLTPYSIRHSTATFVADEEGLAVAAEQVRHKSKQTTQKYEHSSTGRQQDAVNSID
- a CDS encoding ATP-binding protein: MSKGASKEAHYTKQFKEAVEEAEQADSSEERVKKLLKAKKYIQKVSQEMENGDSAKVEKMSDSLDDVAHKEMKQGRANGRNNGGGGGRSSKQQKLGQSKKSESQFFEEPPSKDLDDVGGMDDLKQVLKKKVIHQFQETKYRDDLGVSPTNGIMLYGPPGTGKTYLSEALAGELGYRYAQIRGSDLISRFVGQSGQNVADLFKEARQVQPCVIFIDEIDSVASNRQSLEHDSQAYQNAVSEMLQGIHDVQDEDILVMASTNLLNSVDGAIRRSGRFDEKIEVPPPDEEARKEILEVHLRGRETGSGIDLDQLAESTEEFSAADLKKVVEEAAQTAHIESIEQDQLQPVTHQHLRKAVEDTEPSLQHWNDGKSR